From a region of the Salvelinus namaycush isolate Seneca chromosome 40, SaNama_1.0, whole genome shotgun sequence genome:
- the LOC120033456 gene encoding plakophilin-4-like, whose protein sequence is MGSVSGRLGSTLSLVEGRGLSGSPLRSCMTAVPQHYGSTLPRQGAQALPYGHDAYGLYERTALPLSRPDSLTGLHSSYATHHSPLDQDMRMAMSPDCHVTPVYDDRAFQSPLYHSPTHAHHGSHSAIYRTLTGTRTLQRTTSHCSTLAYQRSSYGLNTAGSYADPFRVSQQGQGPNETSFSRHSGLVDRAATRSPSIDSIQKDPREFAWRDPDLPEVIHMLQHHFPSVQANAAAYLQHLCYRDNRIKVEVCHLGGVQHLVDLLDHKAVEVQRCSCGALRNLVYGKATDDNKVALRNSGGVPALLRLLRKTTDNEVRELVTGVLWNLSSCDAVKMTIIRDALSTLTNTVVIPHSGWSSSNYREETKLKFHSSLLLRNTTGCLRNLSSAGEEARGQLRCCEGLVDSLLYVLKACVSTSDFDSKIVENCVCTLRNLSYRLEIEMPSSCLLGTQELDALLGYGSPSKDLDYLCWGKKRKKKKRVWLDDKWDGVGPIPGFGKPPRGAEMLWHPAVVKPYLSLLAESSNPATLEGSAGSLQNLSAGNWKFSAYIRAAVRKEKGLPILVELLRMDNDRVVCSVATALRNMALDSRNKELIGKYAMRDLVNRLPGGSPSLLSDETVASVCCTLHEVTSRNMENAKALAATGGIEKLVDISKGRGKGYSMKVVKAAAQVLNTLWQYRDLRTLYKQDGWHHSYFITPVSTLERDRYRSQPTLPTSTLQMSPVPRQSGGSATSSPAMLGIRRHSSNYQRAQSSMQLDTYYGDNSLHKNQYTGSEKQTPYFIGSYSSPSREDYPRSQQEDVFYSDEPDRNTYNNYRIYLSSPQGYEEEEPGPYQDEPENLTSTERYNTSQSNRLKSNTNATNYVDFYSTTRRPSQKANQYTGSPDSWV, encoded by the exons ATGGGTAGTGTCTCCGGTCGCCTGGGGTCTACACTGTCTCTGGTGGAGGGGAGGGGGCTGTCTGGCTCTCCTCTGAGGTCCTGTATGACGGCTGTGCCCCAGCACTACGGCTCCACACTGCCCCGCCAGGGGGCTCAGGCTCTCCCCTACGGACATGACGCCTACGGGCTCTACGAGAGGACCGCCCTGCCTCTTTCACGGCCTGACAGCCTCACTG GCCTGCACAGCTCCTACGCCACTCACCACAGCCCACTGGACCAGGATATGAGGATGGCCATGTCTCCTGACTGCCACGTCACGCCTGTCTACGACGACAGAGCCTTCCAAAGCCCCCTGTATCACAGCCCCACCCACGCCCACCACGGATCACACAGCGCTATCTACAGGACACTCACGGGTACT CGGACCCTCCAGAGGACCACAAGCCATTGCAGCACCCTGGCGTACCAAAGAAGCAGCTATGGGCTGAACACCGCAGGGTCATACGCAGACCCCTTCAGGGTCTCCCAGCAGGGACAGGGGCCCAATGAGACCTCTTTCTCCAGGCACTCTGGTCTGGTCGACAGGGCTGCCACAAGGTCCCCCTCCATAGACAGTATACAAAAGGATCCTAG GGAGTTTGCGTGGCGTGACCCCGATCTCCCTGAGGTGATCCACATGCTGCAGCATCACTTCCCCTCGGTCCAGGCCAATGCTGCAGCCTACCTCCAGCACCTGTGTTACAGAGACAACCGTATCAAAGTGGAG GTGTGTCACCTGGGAGGTGTCCAGCACCTGGTGGACCTGCTGGACCACAAAGCTGTGGAGGTGCAGAGGTGTTCCTGCGGAGCCCTGAGGAACCTGGTTTATGGCAAGGCTACAGACGACAACAAGGTGGCCCTGAGGAACTCTGGTGGCGTCCCCGCTCTGCTCAGACTGCTGAGGAAGACCACCGACAACGAAGTCAGGGAGCTGGTCACTG GGGTGCTGTGGAACCTGTCGTCGTGCGACGCGGTCAAGATGACCATCATCAGGGACGCTCTGAGCACCCTGACCAACACTGTGGTCATCCCCCACTCCGGCTGGAGCAGCAGCAACTACCGAGAGGAGACCAAGCTCAAgttccactcctctctcctgctgCGCAACACCACCGGCTGCCTCAG GAACCTGAGTTCAGCAGGAGAGGAGGCCAGGGGTCAGCTGAGGTGTTGTGAGGGGCTGGTGGATTCACTTCTCTATGTCCTCAAGGCCTGCGTTAGCACCTCTGACTTCGACAGCAAG atTGTGGAGAACTGTGTGTGTACTCTGAGGAACCTGTCCTACCGTCTGGAGATAGAGATGCCCTCGTCTTGCCTGCTGGGGACTCAGGAACTGGACGCCCTGCTGGGCTACGGATCCCCCAGTAAGGACCTAGACTATCTCTGCTGGGgcaagaagaggaagaagaagaagagggtcTGGCTGGATGATAAG TGGGACGGCGTGGGACCCATCCCGGGGTTTGGTAAGCCTCCGCGGGGGGCAGAGATGCTGTGGCACCCGGCCGTGGTGAAGCCCTACCTCAGCCTGCTGGCAGAGAGCTCCAACCCTGCCACCCTGGAGGGCTCTGCCGGATCCCTTCAGAACCTCTCCGCTGGAAACTGGAAG TTTTCAGCGTACATCCGTGCGGCGGTGCGCAAGGAGAAGGGGCTTCCTATCCTGGTGGAGCTGCTGAGGATGGACAACGACAGGGTGGTCTGCTCTGTGGCCACCGCTCTGAGGAACATGGCCCTGGACAGCAGGAACAAGGAGCTTatag GAAAGTATGCGATGCGGGACCTGGTGAACCGTCTCCCCGGGGGAAGCCCCTCCCTGCTGTCTGACGAGACGGTGGCGTCTGTCTGCTGCACGCTCCACGAAGTCACCAGCAGGAACATGGAGAACGCCAAGGCCCTGGCAGCCACGGGGGGCATCGAGAAGCTGGTGGACATCAGTAAGGGCAGGGGGAAGGGGTATTCTATGAAGGTGGTGAAGGCGGCTGCTCAGGTCCTCAACACGCTGTGGCAGTACAGGGACCTGCGCACCCTCTACAAACAG GACGGATGGCACCACAGTTATTTCATCACTCCTGTGTCCACTCTGGAGAGAGACAGGTACAGGTCTCAACCAACCCTGCCTACTAGCACCTTACAGATGTCCCCCGTGCCCCGCCAATCAG GTGGTAGTGCAACCTCCTCTCCTGCCATGTTAGGGATCAGAAGACACAGCTCTAACTACCAAAGGGCTCAGTCATCTATGCAACTCGATACATATTATGGAGACAACAGTTTACATAAAAACCAGTACACAG GGTCAGAAAAGCAAACACCATATTTTATCGGGTCCTATTCCTCACCATCAAGAGAGGACTATCCTAGGTCCCAG CAGGAAGATGTGTTCTACTCCGACGAACCGGATAGGAATACTTACAACAACTACAGAATTTATCTGTCATCGCCGCAAGGTTACGAGGAGGAGGAGCCTGGGCCTTACCAGGATGAGCCAGAGAACCTGACCTCCACAGAGCGATACAACACCTCCCAATCTAACAGACTGAAATCCAATACCAACGCCACTAACTACGTGGACTTCTACTCCACCACGAGGAGGCCTTCCCAGAAGGCTAACCAGTACACTGGGTCCCCTGACTCCTGGGTGTAG
- the LOC120033503 gene encoding four and a half LIM domains protein 2-like, protein MAERYDCHYCKESLFGRKYVLREENPYCVKCYENLYSNTCEECQKSIGCSSRDLSYKDRHWHEDCFHCFKCSCSLVDKPFSTKDDQLLCTECYSNEYSSKCHECKKTIMPGSKKMEHKGNSWHETCFTCQRCQQPIGTKNFIHKDNSNYCVPCYEKQFAMQCIQCKKPITTGGVTYRDQPWHKDCFLCTGCKQQLSGQRFTSRDNFAYCLNCFCNLYAKKCASCTTPISGLGGSKYISFEERQWHNNCFNCKKCSVSLVGRGFLMARDEIMCPECSKDV, encoded by the exons ATGGCGGAACGCTATGACTGCCATTACTGCAAGGAGTCCCTGTTTGGGAGGAAGTATGTGCTCAGGGAAGAGAACCCCTACTGTGTGAAGTGCTACGAGAACCTGTACTCTAACACCTGTGAAGAGTGCCAGAAGTCCATTGGCTGCAGCAGCAGG GACCTGTCCTACAAGGACCGCCACTGGCATGAAGACTGCTTCCACTGCTTCAAGTGTAGCTGCTCCCTGGTGGACAAGCCCTTCTCCACCAAGGACGACCAGCTGCTCTGCACCGAGTGCTACTCCAACGAGTACTCCTCCAAGTGCCACGAGTGCAAGAAGACCATCATGCCAG GCTCCAAGAAGATGGAGCATAAGGGCAACAGCTGGCATGAGACCTGCTTCACTTGCCAGCGCTGCCAGCAACCAATCGGCACCAAGAACTTCATCCATAAGGACAACAGTAACTACTGCGTGCCCTGTTACGAGAAGCAGTTTGCCATGCAGTGCATCCAATGCAAGAAg CCAATCACTACTGGCGGGGTGACCTATCGCGATCAGCCGTGGCATAAGGACTGCTTCCTGTGCACGGGGTGTAAGCAGCAGCTGTCTGGCCAGCGGTTCACCTCTCGGGACAACTTTGCCTACTGCCTGAACTGCTTCTGCAACCTGTATGCCAAGAAGTGTGCCTCCTGCACCACCCCTATCAGTG GTCTGGGTGGCAGCAAGTACATCTCGTTTGAAGAGCGTCAGTGGCACAACAACTGCTTCAACTGCAAGAAGTGCTCCGTCTCCCTGGTGGGAAGGGGCTTTCTGATGGCCCGCGATGAGATCATGTGTCCCGAGTGCAGCAAAGACGTCTAA